One part of the Corynebacterium sp. CNCTC7651 genome encodes these proteins:
- a CDS encoding ComEA family DNA-binding protein — translation MNAAERLKELTRPTGEEDILPVNYPPPRVRVEPKQAVAASAVVLALVGGWAFTRPPSQPAQEPEWGQVAAATAVPEQVVVAVVGEVAHPGLITLEQGARVADALDHAQPFPHADTIALNLAQVLVDGQQIHVQAIGAAPPPQAAASPGAAAGGLISVNQASAAELTALPGVGDATAHAIVSHREANGPFATLEGLMDVKGIGPAKFDALKDLVCL, via the coding sequence ATGAATGCTGCCGAACGACTCAAAGAACTCACCCGCCCAACTGGGGAGGAGGACATCCTCCCCGTCAACTACCCGCCCCCGCGCGTGCGCGTGGAGCCGAAACAAGCTGTCGCTGCCTCGGCTGTCGTCCTCGCACTTGTGGGCGGCTGGGCGTTTACCCGTCCGCCGTCTCAACCCGCGCAGGAGCCCGAGTGGGGCCAAGTCGCCGCCGCAACCGCCGTGCCGGAACAGGTAGTGGTTGCGGTTGTGGGGGAGGTTGCCCACCCTGGGCTGATCACCCTCGAGCAGGGAGCGCGCGTTGCGGACGCGCTGGACCACGCCCAGCCGTTCCCCCACGCGGACACCATCGCGCTCAACTTGGCGCAGGTGCTTGTCGACGGTCAACAGATCCACGTCCAAGCCATCGGTGCCGCCCCTCCGCCCCAAGCCGCTGCTTCCCCCGGTGCCGCAGCCGGCGGGCTGATCTCCGTGAACCAGGCCAGCGCCGCCGAGCTCACTGCGCTGCCCGGAGTGGGGGATGCCACCGCCCACGCGATCGTCTCCCACCGCGAGGCCAACGGCCCCTTTGCCACCCTGGAGGGCCTGATGGACGTCAAGGGCATTGGGCCGGCGAAGTTTGACGCGCTGAAAGACCTGGTCTGCCTGTGA
- the nadD gene encoding nicotinate-nucleotide adenylyltransferase, producing the protein MGTSKSMRLGVMGGTFDPIHHGHLVAASEAAHRFELDEVVFVPTGRPWQKAGRKISPAEDRYLMTVIATASNPQFNVSRVDIDRGGPTYTIDTLRDLREEYPNAELFFITGADALSSIMSWHDWDKMFDLAQFVGVTRPGYELTEDMLPADIQERVHLLDIPAMAISSTDCRTRAAQGRPVWYLVPDGVVQYIAKHELYVSRAGVGQ; encoded by the coding sequence ATGGGAACGTCGAAAAGCATGCGCCTCGGCGTGATGGGCGGTACCTTCGACCCGATCCACCACGGCCACCTTGTTGCGGCGAGTGAGGCGGCCCACCGCTTCGAGCTGGATGAAGTGGTGTTTGTGCCCACGGGGCGGCCGTGGCAGAAGGCGGGGCGCAAGATTTCGCCGGCGGAGGACCGCTACTTGATGACGGTGATTGCCACCGCGTCCAACCCGCAGTTCAACGTGTCGCGCGTGGACATCGACCGCGGGGGGCCGACGTACACCATTGACACGCTGCGCGATCTGCGGGAGGAATACCCCAACGCGGAGCTGTTTTTCATCACGGGCGCGGACGCGCTGAGCTCCATCATGAGCTGGCACGACTGGGACAAGATGTTTGACCTCGCGCAGTTTGTGGGGGTGACACGCCCGGGCTACGAGCTGACGGAGGACATGCTGCCGGCCGATATTCAGGAGCGCGTGCACCTGCTGGACATCCCGGCAATGGCGATCTCCTCCACCGATTGCCGCACCCGCGCCGCGCAGGGCCGGCCTGTCTGGTACTTGGTGCCGGACGGGGTGGTGCAGTACATCGCCAAGCACGAGCTGTACGTCTCACGCGCGGGTGTGGGACAATAG
- the rsfS gene encoding ribosome silencing factor has product MTASQTSIDQAKIAARAADEKLGANIAVIDVSNVMAITDIFVITSAETERQVAAIVEEIEAELSDAGAEPKRREGNRENRWVLLDYGNFVVHVQREAERDFYGLDRLYADCPVIAVDGLEEYQRPGAFTEGTRTAESLEDLPLAGEGPDADEF; this is encoded by the coding sequence GTGACTGCTTCGCAGACTTCCATCGACCAGGCCAAGATCGCCGCGCGCGCCGCGGATGAGAAGCTCGGCGCCAACATTGCCGTGATCGACGTTTCCAACGTCATGGCGATCACGGACATTTTCGTGATCACCTCCGCCGAGACGGAGCGCCAAGTCGCCGCCATCGTCGAGGAGATTGAGGCTGAGCTTTCCGACGCCGGGGCGGAGCCGAAGCGCCGCGAGGGCAACCGCGAGAACCGCTGGGTGCTGCTGGATTACGGCAACTTTGTGGTGCACGTGCAGCGCGAGGCGGAGCGCGACTTCTACGGGCTGGACCGCCTGTACGCGGATTGTCCCGTGATTGCCGTCGACGGGTTGGAGGAGTACCAGCGTCCCGGCGCATTCACGGAGGGCACGCGTACCGCTGAGAGTCTGGAGGACCTGCCGCTGGCCGGCGAGGGCCCGGACGCAGACGAGTTCTAA
- a CDS encoding PHB depolymerase family esterase: MKTTRHALCAAATALALTCSVVAPVLAAADTVETVEQTESSSSSLDSEVLKTVGIVLGVLAALGVGLAMLPKLNLPAVPAVPAVPAVPPGRSYDVVRPQGWAPGKRYPIIVAFGGWRHTAEDARRYQRLESAAGRDAIVVYARGVENAWGGAPYAATSMVEDFDYVRGVIAEVSRHHGGDPRRVAAVGFSNGGGMAAAIACHAPDMVGAVVSVAGAFYGPTVNGCAPGAVATLIMHGTNDQVVGYNGGVRHNTGYESAPRVFDTFRTKNACGPHVNEWRDGAVTTFDGTGCAKPTKLIRIDGGLHHWFPNPDTTQESVRFALANI; this comes from the coding sequence GTGAAAACCACCCGCCATGCCCTCTGCGCCGCCGCAACTGCGCTGGCGTTGACCTGCTCCGTTGTCGCGCCTGTCCTCGCTGCCGCGGACACCGTAGAGACCGTGGAGCAGACCGAGTCTTCCTCTTCGTCCCTGGATTCGGAGGTGCTGAAGACGGTGGGCATCGTGCTGGGTGTGTTGGCGGCGCTCGGTGTGGGTTTGGCGATGTTGCCCAAGCTCAACCTCCCTGCAGTGCCTGCTGTACCTGCGGTTCCTGCTGTGCCTCCCGGCCGCTCCTACGATGTCGTGCGCCCGCAAGGCTGGGCGCCGGGGAAGCGTTACCCCATCATCGTGGCGTTCGGCGGCTGGCGGCACACCGCGGAGGACGCGCGCCGCTACCAGCGGCTCGAGAGCGCGGCCGGGCGCGACGCCATCGTGGTGTACGCGCGCGGGGTGGAAAACGCGTGGGGCGGGGCACCTTACGCCGCCACCTCGATGGTGGAGGACTTCGATTACGTGCGCGGCGTGATCGCCGAGGTGTCGCGCCACCACGGCGGGGATCCGCGCCGGGTGGCCGCAGTCGGGTTCTCCAACGGCGGCGGCATGGCGGCCGCGATTGCGTGCCACGCCCCGGACATGGTGGGCGCTGTGGTGTCCGTGGCGGGCGCCTTCTACGGCCCCACGGTGAACGGGTGCGCACCCGGCGCGGTGGCAACTCTGATCATGCACGGCACGAATGACCAGGTGGTGGGATACAACGGCGGCGTGCGCCACAACACCGGGTACGAATCCGCGCCGCGGGTGTTCGACACCTTCCGTACTAAGAACGCGTGTGGGCCGCACGTGAACGAGTGGCGCGACGGCGCCGTGACCACCTTCGACGGCACTGGCTGCGCGAAGCCCACCAAGCTCATTCGTATTGACGGCGGCCTGCACCACTGGTTCCCCAATCCGGATACCACGCAGGAGAGCGTGCGCTTCGCGCTGGCGAACATCTAA
- the lepA gene encoding translation elongation factor 4, with the protein MAAQKKNFAEETFTDPSRIRNFCIIAHIDHGKSTLADRILQLSNVVDARDMRDQYLDNMDIERERGITIKAQNVRLPWTVQTGELAGEEFVLQMIDTPGHVDFSYEVSRSLDACEGAILLVDAAQGIEAQTLANLYMAMENDLEIIPVLNKIDLPAADPEKYALEIANIIGCETEDVLRVSGKTGQGVPELLDKVVELIPAPTTEHPEDAPARALIFDSVYDTYRGVVTYVRMVDGKLTPNQQVQMMNTGTRLEILEIGVVSPTMKKTKGLGPGEVGYLITGVKDVRETRVGDTVTWASKGAEEPLEGFEEVKPMVYSGLFPVSQEDFPDLRESLEKLQLNDASLTWEPETSVALGFGFRCGFLGLLHMEITRDRLEREFDLDLISTAPSVTYRVIREDGTEQIVHNPSDWPGGKIQEVYEPIVNMTIIVPQEFVGTTMELCQSKRGTMKNMEYLSEDRVELRYIMPLGEIIFDFFDMLKSRTKGYASLNYEDAGEQLGDLVKVDILLQGEPVDAFSAIVHKDSAQWYGNKMTKKLKELIPRQQFEVPVQAAIGSKIIARENIRALRKDVLSKCYGGDISRKRKLLEKQKAGKKRMKSIGSVTVPQEAFVAALSTDEAT; encoded by the coding sequence ATGGCTGCTCAAAAGAAGAACTTTGCGGAGGAGACGTTCACGGATCCCAGTCGCATCCGTAACTTCTGCATTATCGCGCACATCGACCACGGTAAATCCACCTTGGCCGACCGCATTCTGCAGCTGTCCAACGTGGTTGACGCGCGCGACATGCGCGACCAGTACCTGGACAACATGGACATTGAGCGCGAGCGCGGCATCACCATCAAGGCCCAGAACGTGCGCCTGCCGTGGACGGTGCAAACGGGCGAGCTGGCGGGGGAGGAGTTTGTCCTCCAGATGATTGACACCCCGGGCCACGTGGACTTCTCCTACGAGGTCTCCCGCTCCCTCGACGCGTGCGAGGGCGCGATCCTGCTTGTCGACGCCGCTCAGGGCATCGAAGCCCAGACCCTGGCCAACCTGTACATGGCCATGGAGAATGATCTTGAGATCATCCCGGTGCTGAACAAGATCGACCTGCCGGCCGCGGACCCGGAGAAGTACGCGCTGGAAATCGCCAACATCATCGGCTGCGAGACCGAGGACGTGTTGCGCGTGTCCGGCAAGACCGGCCAGGGCGTGCCGGAGCTTCTGGACAAGGTGGTGGAACTCATCCCCGCCCCGACAACGGAGCACCCGGAGGACGCGCCGGCCCGCGCCCTGATCTTCGACTCGGTCTACGACACCTACCGCGGCGTAGTCACCTACGTGCGCATGGTGGACGGCAAGCTCACGCCCAACCAGCAGGTGCAGATGATGAACACCGGCACCCGCCTGGAAATCCTGGAGATCGGCGTGGTCTCGCCCACCATGAAGAAGACCAAGGGCTTGGGCCCCGGCGAGGTGGGCTACCTGATCACCGGCGTGAAGGACGTGCGCGAAACCCGCGTGGGCGACACGGTGACGTGGGCCTCCAAGGGCGCCGAGGAGCCGCTCGAGGGCTTCGAGGAAGTCAAGCCCATGGTGTACTCCGGCCTCTTCCCGGTGAGCCAGGAGGACTTCCCGGACCTGCGCGAGTCGCTTGAGAAGCTCCAGCTTAACGACGCTTCCTTGACCTGGGAACCCGAGACATCGGTCGCCTTGGGCTTCGGGTTCCGCTGCGGCTTCTTGGGCCTGCTGCACATGGAGATCACCCGCGACCGACTGGAGCGCGAATTCGACCTGGACCTGATTTCCACCGCGCCGAGCGTGACCTACCGCGTGATCCGCGAAGACGGCACCGAGCAGATCGTGCACAACCCGTCCGACTGGCCGGGCGGCAAGATCCAGGAAGTCTACGAGCCGATTGTGAACATGACCATCATCGTCCCGCAGGAATTCGTGGGCACGACGATGGAGCTGTGCCAGTCCAAGCGCGGCACCATGAAGAACATGGAGTACCTCTCCGAGGACCGCGTTGAGCTGCGCTACATCATGCCGTTGGGCGAGATCATCTTCGACTTCTTCGACATGCTGAAATCCCGCACCAAGGGCTACGCCTCCCTGAACTACGAGGACGCGGGCGAGCAGCTGGGTGACCTGGTGAAGGTGGACATCCTCCTCCAGGGCGAGCCGGTGGACGCGTTCTCCGCCATCGTGCACAAGGATTCCGCGCAGTGGTACGGCAACAAGATGACCAAGAAGCTCAAGGAGCTCATCCCGCGCCAGCAGTTCGAGGTGCCGGTGCAGGCCGCGATCGGCTCCAAGATCATCGCCCGCGAGAACATCCGCGCCCTGCGCAAGGACGTGCTGTCCAAGTGCTACGGCGGCGACATTTCCCGTAAGCGCAAGCTTCTGGAGAAGCAGAAGGCCGGCAAGAAGCGCATGAAATCCATCGGCTCCGTGACGGTGCCGCAGGAAGCATTCGTGGCGGCGCTATCTACCGACGAAGCCACCTAA
- a CDS encoding type II toxin-antitoxin system PemK/MazF family toxin, producing the protein MAAMRKRKRTTSLDQGLALLNARLAAPAAERRGKRAARVSVRSTGKVPRNIYYAPDMDGNAEPGEVVWVTVPSHPPAERSMLVVGREQHEVLGLLISPVKAHADEQHWLGIGSGEWEASGEPCWVRLDKTLFVPETDVHRRGTIIPPLRFERVASRLRDRFDWG; encoded by the coding sequence ATGGCTGCAATGCGCAAGCGCAAACGCACCACGTCGCTGGACCAGGGCCTCGCGCTGCTCAACGCGCGCCTCGCAGCCCCTGCGGCGGAACGCAGAGGCAAACGCGCCGCCCGCGTCAGCGTGCGCTCCACGGGCAAAGTTCCGCGCAATATTTATTACGCCCCGGATATGGACGGCAACGCGGAGCCGGGCGAAGTGGTGTGGGTGACCGTGCCCTCCCACCCGCCGGCGGAGCGGTCCATGCTGGTGGTCGGGCGCGAGCAGCACGAGGTCTTGGGGCTTTTAATCTCCCCCGTCAAGGCGCACGCGGATGAGCAGCACTGGCTGGGCATCGGCTCCGGCGAATGGGAGGCCTCCGGCGAGCCGTGCTGGGTGCGCCTGGATAAGACCCTCTTCGTGCCGGAGACGGACGTGCACCGCCGCGGCACCATCATTCCGCCGCTGCGTTTTGAGCGCGTGGCAAGCCGGCTGCGGGACCGCTTCGACTGGGGATAG
- the rpsT gene encoding 30S ribosomal protein S20, giving the protein MANIKQQQKRVLTNEKRRQRNKSIRSATRTEIRKFREAVEAGDKAAAEAQLRVASRKLDKAVTKGVFHRNNAANKKSKMAHALNKMD; this is encoded by the coding sequence ATGGCTAACATCAAGCAGCAGCAGAAGCGCGTTCTCACCAACGAGAAGCGCCGTCAGCGCAACAAGTCCATCCGCTCCGCCACCCGCACGGAGATCCGCAAGTTCCGCGAGGCTGTGGAGGCCGGCGACAAGGCAGCGGCTGAGGCGCAGCTGCGCGTCGCGTCCCGCAAGCTGGACAAGGCTGTGACCAAGGGCGTCTTCCACCGCAACAACGCGGCGAACAAGAAGTCCAAGATGGCTCACGCCCTGAACAAGATGGACTAA
- a CDS encoding DegV family protein — MPVRVVVDSAAGLPREIAEELDIAVIDMHVMDGEGDESTSGLTALELTACYARQLERGGDDGVVALHLARSLSSTWSAAVTASAVFPGTVRVVDSDTAGMAIGAAAMAAATVAREGGSLDECEAMARSTIERSETWLYLQQTEGLRKSGRLSTGTALSATLLATKPILRLRGGKFEVASKTRTQTKAFARLAELVQERAGGQPVFAAVQHADAPEAAEHIASTLDEVLPQGSQVLVEPLVEVLAVHTGPGAVGLSVVFSSAEPAGEL; from the coding sequence ATGCCGGTACGCGTTGTGGTGGATTCCGCGGCGGGGCTTCCGCGCGAGATCGCCGAGGAGCTCGACATCGCCGTGATTGACATGCACGTCATGGACGGCGAAGGCGATGAATCCACCTCCGGGCTCACCGCGCTGGAACTCACCGCATGCTACGCGCGCCAGCTGGAGCGCGGGGGCGACGACGGGGTAGTGGCACTCCACCTCGCGCGCTCGCTGTCTTCTACGTGGTCTGCTGCCGTCACGGCGTCGGCGGTGTTCCCCGGCACGGTGCGCGTGGTGGATTCGGACACCGCGGGCATGGCGATCGGCGCTGCCGCGATGGCCGCGGCGACGGTGGCGCGCGAGGGCGGGAGCCTGGACGAATGCGAGGCAATGGCGCGCTCCACCATCGAGCGCTCCGAAACCTGGCTCTACCTGCAACAGACGGAGGGCCTGCGCAAGTCCGGCCGCCTGTCAACCGGTACTGCGTTGTCCGCGACGCTCTTGGCCACCAAGCCGATCCTGCGGCTGCGCGGGGGCAAGTTCGAGGTGGCATCCAAAACCCGCACCCAGACGAAAGCCTTCGCCCGGCTGGCGGAGCTAGTGCAGGAGCGGGCGGGCGGCCAGCCCGTGTTCGCCGCGGTCCAGCACGCGGACGCGCCGGAGGCGGCGGAGCATATCGCCTCCACACTCGATGAGGTGCTGCCGCAAGGCTCCCAGGTGCTGGTGGAGCCGCTCGTGGAAGTCCTCGCTGTGCACACCGGCCCGGGGGCAGTTGGGCTTTCCGTGGTATTCAGCTCCGCAGAGCCTGCAGGCGAGCTGTGA
- the holA gene encoding DNA polymerase III subunit delta, whose translation MVRMLNPVHLVLGDDEFLAERATKAIIAQAGPGAEVTTLRASEVTEGEIAMATSPSLFAEDRVVVVDKTELAGKEPTETLLAACVDPAPGMTLVIKHSGGGRQKSYVAKFQKIAEVHNAESLKDRDRHAWVSAEFRNHGVRPTPDVVSALLESVGSDLRELASAVSQLVADTDGEITVASVREYYTGVAEVAGFDIADQAVLGRADRALASTRRALQLGTSPVAIAAALAHKVGDIAKLYDVRGNPDQLARQLGMHPYVAKKTMQVARQWTAAAVTEAVIIVADLDAEVKGQGGDPEFAIEDAVRRIAELA comes from the coding sequence ATGGTGCGCATGCTCAACCCCGTCCACCTCGTGCTTGGCGACGATGAATTTCTCGCCGAACGCGCCACCAAAGCGATCATCGCCCAGGCCGGCCCCGGCGCCGAGGTGACCACGCTGCGCGCCTCCGAGGTCACGGAGGGGGAGATCGCGATGGCCACCAGCCCGTCCCTCTTCGCTGAGGATCGCGTGGTGGTGGTGGACAAGACCGAGCTCGCCGGCAAGGAGCCGACCGAGACGCTGCTGGCTGCCTGCGTGGATCCCGCGCCGGGCATGACGCTGGTAATCAAGCACTCCGGCGGCGGGCGGCAGAAATCCTACGTGGCCAAGTTCCAGAAGATCGCGGAGGTGCACAACGCGGAGAGCCTCAAGGACCGCGACCGCCACGCGTGGGTCAGCGCGGAGTTCCGCAACCACGGCGTGCGCCCCACCCCGGATGTCGTGTCCGCGCTGCTGGAGTCAGTCGGCTCTGACCTGCGGGAGCTCGCCTCCGCCGTGAGCCAGCTGGTCGCGGACACGGACGGGGAGATCACGGTGGCGTCCGTGCGCGAGTACTACACCGGCGTGGCGGAGGTCGCCGGCTTCGACATCGCGGACCAGGCCGTCCTGGGCCGCGCCGACCGCGCGCTGGCATCCACCCGCCGCGCGCTGCAACTGGGCACGTCCCCCGTGGCCATCGCCGCGGCCCTCGCGCACAAGGTGGGCGACATTGCCAAGCTTTACGACGTCCGCGGAAACCCCGACCAACTCGCCCGCCAACTGGGTATGCACCCCTACGTGGCCAAAAAGACCATGCAGGTGGCGCGGCAATGGACGGCGGCCGCGGTGACGGAGGCGGTGATCATCGTCGCCGACCTGGATGCTGAGGTCAAGGGTCAGGGCGGCGACCCGGAGTTCGCCATCGAGGACGCGGTGCGCCGGATCGCTGAGCTGGCTTAA
- a CDS encoding ComEC/Rec2 family competence protein — MTELRLVPAALAVWAASLVCVLVGPAAAALVVLALAVGCACWREWGQAVLVAGLGAAATVVATVRIRIAAAWDFAEPIVGTVSGQPKQLTTGSWLTRITLPGHPSTLAVFSTSLDDGIVPGAHVTCTGRLGESSMPGVNPYVLSGEVVLNAPPTGYAAFAQHVRETFGAAVAHHVGPASTGLIPGMVLGDTTAQSAAEQQMYIDTGLSHLSAVSGSNVAIVTTAAVVAATLLRLGLRVRLLSAAVALLGFAGLVGPEPSVLRASVMGLVGLVAVCSSTRSEPIHALCLATIGLLLVDTDLAAHYGFALSVAATVGIVAISPLIHRALAMTGWPDIVNRALAVAIAADVVTMPIVALMSGQVSLVSVAANVLVAPVTAPVTVLGLAAAAASLVPGGLETPLLTVIEPMTWWVHEVALRGSALPLATIAATPVVVMVAYGWVLAGIVGKRPRLTAAATATAIAFASLRTPPPPPAPAYAEGLTVHVVATKADVEPVPPGTELVVVLEQGRPPRRPVRTQGGIDVIFPNRAGP; from the coding sequence GTGACCGAGCTGCGCTTGGTTCCGGCGGCACTGGCGGTGTGGGCGGCCAGCCTGGTGTGTGTGCTGGTCGGCCCCGCGGCCGCGGCGTTGGTGGTCCTCGCGTTAGCGGTGGGGTGCGCCTGCTGGCGCGAATGGGGCCAGGCCGTTCTGGTCGCTGGGCTGGGTGCGGCGGCAACCGTCGTCGCCACCGTGCGCATCCGCATCGCCGCCGCGTGGGACTTCGCAGAGCCTATCGTCGGCACCGTCAGCGGCCAGCCGAAGCAGCTTACCACCGGTTCCTGGCTCACGCGCATCACCCTGCCGGGGCACCCCTCCACGCTTGCGGTGTTCAGCACCTCGCTGGACGACGGCATTGTGCCCGGCGCACACGTCACCTGCACCGGCCGCCTTGGCGAATCCAGCATGCCGGGCGTGAACCCGTACGTGCTCAGCGGCGAGGTGGTCTTGAACGCGCCGCCGACCGGGTACGCCGCATTTGCCCAGCATGTGCGCGAGACGTTCGGCGCGGCGGTCGCACACCACGTTGGGCCTGCCTCGACCGGCCTCATCCCCGGCATGGTGCTGGGGGATACCACCGCGCAAAGTGCGGCGGAGCAGCAGATGTACATCGACACCGGGTTGTCGCACCTGTCCGCCGTGTCCGGTTCCAACGTGGCCATCGTGACCACCGCGGCCGTGGTCGCGGCCACGCTGCTGCGCCTGGGTTTGCGGGTCCGTCTGCTATCGGCGGCGGTAGCGCTCTTAGGATTCGCGGGTCTGGTCGGCCCGGAGCCGAGCGTGCTTCGCGCGTCCGTCATGGGCTTGGTCGGCCTGGTGGCGGTGTGCTCATCCACCCGGTCCGAACCGATTCACGCGCTGTGTCTGGCCACCATCGGCCTCTTGCTGGTGGATACGGACCTGGCCGCGCACTACGGCTTCGCGCTCTCAGTCGCGGCGACGGTGGGGATTGTGGCCATCAGTCCCCTCATCCACCGCGCCCTGGCCATGACCGGCTGGCCCGACATTGTGAACCGCGCGCTTGCCGTCGCCATCGCCGCAGACGTGGTCACCATGCCCATCGTGGCGCTCATGTCCGGCCAGGTCTCGCTCGTCTCTGTTGCGGCGAACGTGCTGGTCGCGCCGGTGACCGCCCCGGTCACGGTGCTGGGGCTCGCAGCGGCCGCCGCATCGCTTGTCCCCGGTGGCCTCGAGACACCCCTGCTCACCGTCATCGAACCGATGACGTGGTGGGTGCACGAAGTGGCCCTGCGCGGCTCTGCGCTACCGCTGGCCACCATTGCGGCGACGCCGGTGGTGGTGATGGTGGCGTACGGGTGGGTGCTTGCGGGGATCGTCGGCAAGCGGCCGCGGCTCACGGCAGCCGCAACGGCGACGGCCATTGCCTTCGCCAGCCTGCGCACCCCGCCCCCGCCGCCCGCGCCCGCGTACGCCGAGGGGCTCACGGTGCACGTCGTGGCCACGAAAGCAGACGTGGAACCCGTCCCGCCCGGCACCGAACTGGTGGTGGTGCTGGAGCAGGGCCGGCCGCCGCGCCGCCCCGTGCGCACGCAGGGCGGCATCGACGTGATCTTCCCCAACCGCGCCGGGCCGTAG
- a CDS encoding histidine phosphatase family protein has product MGRRLILLRHGQTEYNATRRMQGQLDTELSAIGVEQARAAGLLMRELGVTKIVASDLLRATRTAEIVAAVLGLEFTQDARLRETHLGDWQGKTHAEVDETDTGARAHWRNNAGWAPPEGESRLDVARRARPVVDELMATYDDWDGGAVLLVAHGGTISALTSNLLGFGEAQYPLFKGLGNTNMSRLQAMPKYREGATGTGFASTAPEDVQWYLEAWNQGLSL; this is encoded by the coding sequence GTGGGCCGCCGCCTCATCCTGCTGCGCCACGGGCAGACGGAGTACAACGCCACCCGCCGGATGCAGGGCCAGCTGGATACCGAGCTGTCCGCAATCGGTGTGGAGCAGGCCCGCGCCGCCGGGCTGCTCATGCGTGAGCTAGGCGTGACCAAGATCGTCGCCTCCGACCTTCTGCGGGCGACGCGCACGGCGGAGATTGTCGCCGCGGTGCTCGGCCTCGAGTTCACGCAGGATGCCCGCTTGCGAGAGACACACTTGGGCGACTGGCAGGGCAAGACCCACGCCGAGGTGGATGAGACTGACACCGGCGCACGCGCGCACTGGCGCAACAACGCCGGATGGGCGCCGCCGGAGGGGGAGAGCCGCCTGGATGTGGCGCGCCGGGCCCGCCCGGTAGTGGATGAGCTGATGGCAACGTACGACGACTGGGACGGCGGCGCCGTGCTCCTGGTGGCGCACGGAGGCACCATCTCCGCGCTGACCTCGAACCTGCTGGGGTTCGGCGAGGCCCAGTACCCGCTGTTCAAGGGCTTGGGCAACACGAACATGTCCCGGCTGCAGGCGATGCCGAAGTACCGCGAAGGCGCAACCGGCACAGGGTTCGCGTCCACCGCGCCCGAAGACGTGCAGTGGTACCTGGAGGCATGGAACCAGGGGCTGAGCCTGTAA